Proteins co-encoded in one Sphingopyxis sp. BE259 genomic window:
- a CDS encoding flavin-containing monooxygenase, whose translation MMAGTTTMERPANVNAAPVDQDVLIVGAGISGIGMAVHLQMNCPDRSFALVERREQLGGTWDLFRYPGIRSDSDMHTLGFVFEPWKHEKSIADGPSILEYLNRIVDERRIRERIRLDSKVVGADWDSAAARWTVTIEDSKGATSTTTARWLYLGAGYYDYDAPFDAQFVGRENFQGQIIHPQFWPKDLDYKDKKVVVIGSGATAVTIVPSMNEAAHVTMLQRTPTWYFIRPAKDGFANFLRKFLPEQLAYKITRFKNVRLQDIAFRRAREKPEKVKEFLTNKLKASLGDRYDAKAFTPPYDPWDQRLCLVPDADFFEAMKAGKASVVTDHIEKFDATGIQLKSGQHLDADIIVTATGLNLAVAGKIPVRVDGALINWHDHFYYKACMFSNVPNFSAVFGYLNASWTLRADIVSEYVCRVLNHMRDTGTTVATPALADPSSLEEENVFDFSSGYIQRSLHIMPKSTVALPWRLSQNYVQDRIDMRTGAIADGVLTFSNARAAEAAPAELEAAE comes from the coding sequence ATGATGGCAGGCACCACGACGATGGAACGCCCCGCGAATGTGAACGCTGCACCGGTCGATCAGGATGTGCTGATCGTCGGGGCCGGCATTTCGGGCATCGGTATGGCGGTGCATTTGCAGATGAATTGCCCCGACCGCAGCTTCGCGCTCGTCGAACGCCGTGAACAGCTGGGCGGCACCTGGGATCTGTTCCGTTATCCCGGTATCCGGTCGGACAGCGACATGCACACGCTGGGCTTCGTCTTTGAACCGTGGAAGCATGAAAAATCGATCGCCGACGGCCCGTCGATCCTGGAATATCTGAACCGAATCGTCGATGAACGCCGTATCCGCGAGCGCATCCGCCTCGACAGCAAGGTTGTCGGCGCCGATTGGGACAGCGCTGCGGCGCGCTGGACGGTGACGATAGAGGACAGCAAGGGCGCCACGTCGACCACCACCGCGCGCTGGCTTTACCTCGGCGCGGGCTATTATGACTATGACGCGCCCTTCGATGCCCAATTTGTGGGACGCGAAAATTTCCAGGGCCAGATCATCCATCCGCAATTCTGGCCCAAGGATCTGGATTATAAAGACAAGAAGGTCGTCGTGATCGGATCGGGGGCGACGGCGGTGACGATCGTCCCGTCGATGAACGAGGCGGCGCATGTCACGATGCTCCAGCGCACCCCGACCTGGTATTTCATCCGCCCAGCCAAGGATGGATTTGCGAATTTCCTCCGCAAATTCCTGCCCGAGCAATTGGCGTACAAGATCACGCGCTTCAAGAATGTCCGGTTGCAGGACATCGCCTTCCGGCGCGCTCGCGAAAAGCCCGAGAAGGTCAAGGAATTCCTGACCAACAAGCTGAAGGCGAGCCTTGGCGACCGCTATGACGCCAAGGCGTTCACCCCGCCCTATGACCCGTGGGATCAGCGGCTGTGCCTGGTCCCCGACGCCGATTTCTTCGAGGCGATGAAGGCCGGCAAGGCATCGGTGGTGACCGACCATATCGAAAAATTCGATGCGACTGGCATCCAGCTGAAATCGGGCCAGCATCTGGACGCCGACATCATCGTCACCGCGACCGGGCTGAACCTGGCGGTGGCCGGAAAGATTCCGGTCCGCGTCGATGGCGCGCTCATCAACTGGCACGATCATTTCTATTACAAGGCGTGCATGTTCTCGAACGTCCCGAATTTCTCGGCGGTGTTCGGTTATCTCAACGCCAGTTGGACGCTGCGCGCCGACATCGTATCCGAATATGTCTGCCGCGTGCTCAATCATATGCGCGACACGGGAACGACCGTCGCCACCCCGGCGCTCGCCGATCCGTCGAGCCTGGAGGAGGAAAATGTCTTCGATTTCTCGTCGGGCTATATTCAGCGTTCGCTGCACATCATGCCCAAGAGCACGGTCGCGCTGCCCTGGCGGCTCAGCCAGAATTATGTCCAGGACCGGATCGACATGCGGACCGGCGCGATCGCCGACGGGGTGCTGACGTTCAGCAATGCCCGCGCGGCGGAAGCCGCACCAGCTGAACTCGAAGCTGCCGAATAG